From a single Labrenzia sp. PHM005 genomic region:
- a CDS encoding mandelate racemase/muconate lactonizing enzyme family protein, which translates to MTVQSTKTALREPRSRTSSPMKIQSIETFTNEFVCFTRVTADSGETGWGQVAPYYADITAEVVHRQVAPYALGEDALNIEHLMDIIPDREHKFPGSYLRRAMGGLDTALFDLRGKLEGKPVCELLGGTAGPVRAYGSSMKRDITPQDEADRLKRHQDERGFTAFKFRIGAECGRDQDEWEGRTDEIVPLMRKSFGDETSLLVDANSCYSPVKAIEIGRFLEANGISHYEEPCPYWHYDQTKQVTEALNIDVTGGEQDCSLVDWKRMIDQKVVDIIQPDICYLGGMVRTMKVAQMAHAAGIPCTPHAANLSLVTLFTMHLLRAIPNAGKYLEFSIEEEDYYPWQYDLFVKSPFDIVDGNALVTDAPGWGVEVNPEWLAKSTYKISSLEG; encoded by the coding sequence TTGACAGTCCAATCTACAAAAACTGCGCTCCGGGAGCCCCGTTCAAGGACCTCAAGCCCCATGAAAATACAATCAATTGAGACATTTACCAATGAGTTTGTCTGTTTCACCCGTGTGACGGCAGATTCTGGCGAAACCGGTTGGGGCCAGGTCGCGCCGTACTATGCAGACATCACGGCGGAAGTTGTCCACCGGCAAGTGGCCCCATATGCACTTGGCGAAGATGCGCTAAACATCGAACATCTGATGGATATCATCCCGGACCGCGAGCACAAGTTCCCGGGTTCTTATCTGCGCCGTGCCATGGGCGGTCTCGACACTGCGCTGTTCGATCTGCGCGGCAAGCTGGAAGGCAAACCAGTTTGCGAACTGCTCGGTGGCACGGCTGGTCCGGTACGCGCTTATGGCTCGTCGATGAAGCGGGACATCACACCGCAAGATGAAGCGGACCGGCTGAAAAGGCATCAGGACGAACGCGGTTTCACAGCTTTCAAATTCCGGATTGGGGCAGAATGCGGCCGCGATCAGGACGAATGGGAAGGCCGGACAGATGAAATCGTGCCCTTGATGCGCAAGAGCTTTGGCGATGAAACTTCATTGCTGGTGGATGCCAACTCCTGTTACTCCCCGGTCAAAGCAATTGAAATCGGTCGTTTTCTGGAAGCCAACGGCATCTCTCACTACGAAGAGCCTTGCCCGTATTGGCACTATGACCAGACCAAACAGGTCACCGAGGCGCTCAATATTGATGTCACCGGTGGTGAGCAGGATTGTTCTCTGGTCGACTGGAAACGCATGATCGATCAAAAGGTCGTCGACATCATTCAGCCGGATATCTGTTATCTTGGCGGGATGGTGCGTACGATGAAGGTCGCGCAGATGGCGCACGCCGCCGGCATTCCCTGCACCCCGCATGCAGCCAACCTGTCGCTGGTGACGCTGTTCACCATGCATTTGCTGCGCGCCATTCCGAATGCCGGAAAATATCTGGAATTCTCCATCGAGGAGGAAGACTACTACCCGTGGCAGTACGACCTCTTCGTCAAGTCTCCATTCGACATCGTCGACGGCAACGCTCTCGTGACCGACGCCCCGGGCTGGGGTGTTGAAGTCAATCCGGAATGGCTTGCCAAGTCCACCTACAAAATCAGCTCCCTGGAGGGCTAA
- the flgI gene encoding flagellar basal body P-ring protein FlgI gives MVRIFICLLALLTAMPATAMVRIKDIANLQGVRDNQLVGYGLVIGLKGSGDTLRNSPFTEQSLQSMLDSLGVNVRDTPLRTRNVAAVVVTAEMPSFIGKGSTIDVSVSSLGDATSLAGGMLVATPLLGADGQIYAVAQGPVAVSGFAELGAAESLTQGIPTVGRVPNGGLIERDLPAKFAQIPDLVLELSNPDFKTAVRITDAINRYTRERYGIRVAKERDYRSIDLTPPKKVSMTRFIAEIESIRVRPDQSAKVVIDERTGTVVIGKDVQISTVAITHGNLTVRISEAPEVSQPSPFSQNGETVVVPRTYVDAQESGGRLAVVGGTDLPTLVRGLNRIGLRPTGIIAILQAIKTAGALQAELVVQ, from the coding sequence ATGGTCCGGATTTTCATTTGCCTGCTGGCTCTTCTGACGGCCATGCCGGCCACCGCAATGGTGCGGATCAAAGACATTGCCAATCTGCAAGGGGTGCGGGACAACCAGCTGGTTGGTTACGGCCTGGTGATTGGGCTGAAAGGCTCCGGCGATACCTTGCGCAATTCACCTTTTACCGAGCAATCTTTGCAATCGATGCTCGACAGCCTCGGCGTCAATGTCCGCGATACGCCGCTTAGAACCCGCAATGTGGCTGCTGTCGTGGTGACCGCCGAAATGCCATCGTTTATCGGCAAGGGATCGACCATTGACGTCAGTGTGTCTTCGCTGGGCGATGCAACATCGCTTGCGGGCGGCATGCTGGTTGCAACACCGCTTTTAGGCGCGGATGGTCAGATCTATGCTGTGGCGCAGGGCCCGGTGGCTGTTTCAGGGTTCGCCGAACTCGGAGCCGCGGAAAGCCTCACTCAAGGCATTCCAACCGTTGGCCGGGTGCCAAACGGTGGTTTGATCGAGCGGGATTTGCCGGCAAAGTTTGCGCAAATTCCCGACCTGGTTCTTGAGTTGTCCAACCCGGATTTCAAAACAGCGGTGCGCATTACCGATGCCATCAACCGCTATACCAGAGAACGTTATGGCATTCGGGTTGCCAAGGAGCGGGACTATCGGTCGATTGATCTGACACCACCGAAAAAAGTTAGCATGACCCGGTTTATTGCGGAAATCGAATCCATCCGTGTTAGGCCCGACCAAAGCGCCAAGGTCGTCATTGATGAACGCACAGGGACAGTGGTCATCGGCAAGGATGTACAGATTTCGACGGTCGCGATCACCCATGGCAATTTGACCGTTCGGATTTCGGAAGCGCCTGAAGTGTCTCAGCCTTCGCCATTCTCGCAAAATGGGGAAACGGTGGTAGTGCCACGCACCTATGTGGATGCGCAGGAAAGTGGCGGCCGGCTCGCCGTTGTTGGCGGCACGGATCTGCCGACCCTGGTGCGCGGTCTTAACCGCATCGGCCTGCGGCCGACCGGGATCATCGCCATCCTGCAGGCGATCAAAACCGCCGGAGCTCTTCAGGCAGAGCTTGTGGTCCAGTAA
- the flgG gene encoding flagellar basal-body rod protein FlgG: MKALAIAATGMSAQQLNVEVVANNIANMNTTSFKRAQAEFSDLLYQAERLQGVPNRGGEDPVPEGAQLGLGVRTAGIRKLHVQGPMNNTGNQLDVALDGRGWFEVTGPDDETLYTRAGSFNKNADGRLVTIDGYTVEPAIIVPNDTIEVVINESGQVYAKIDGELNPRELGQLTLANFANDVGLDPVGGNLFRETPASGAPVAGVPGDPGFGVIRQGYLETSNVDPVKEITALISAQRGYEMNSKVMKAADEMANTVTNGIR; the protein is encoded by the coding sequence ATGAAAGCCCTTGCTATCGCGGCGACCGGAATGAGTGCTCAGCAACTCAATGTGGAAGTGGTTGCCAACAACATCGCCAACATGAACACCACTTCGTTCAAACGGGCGCAAGCCGAGTTTTCAGACCTGCTCTATCAGGCAGAACGCTTGCAGGGTGTGCCAAACCGCGGCGGCGAAGATCCAGTGCCGGAAGGCGCGCAGCTGGGTCTTGGTGTGCGCACGGCAGGTATCCGCAAACTGCATGTGCAAGGTCCAATGAACAACACCGGCAACCAGTTAGACGTGGCACTGGATGGCCGGGGCTGGTTTGAGGTCACCGGACCGGATGACGAGACGCTTTACACGCGTGCGGGTTCCTTCAACAAGAATGCAGACGGCCGCCTGGTCACCATCGATGGCTACACTGTCGAACCGGCGATCATTGTTCCCAATGACACGATTGAAGTTGTGATCAACGAAAGCGGTCAGGTCTATGCCAAGATCGATGGCGAGTTGAACCCGCGCGAACTCGGCCAGCTGACCCTTGCCAACTTCGCCAATGACGTCGGTCTCGACCCGGTTGGCGGCAATCTCTTCCGCGAAACGCCTGCGTCGGGCGCACCGGTTGCCGGCGTTCCTGGAGACCCAGGATTTGGTGTGATCCGTCAGGGCTATCTGGAGACATCGAACGTCGACCCGGTGAAGGAAATCACCGCGCTCATCTCCGCCCAGCGGGGATATGAGATGAATTCCAAGGTCATGAAAGCGGCCGATGAAATGGCCAACACCGTTACCAACGGCATCCGATAA
- a CDS encoding acyl-CoA synthetase produces the protein MIERCSNRVQNLAHFLTRNARRWPERPALVWGNRTWSWQDLDQRVSALCAALTTDLGITKGDRILVQAQNSNQMVEIMLAAFRLGAIWVPCNFRQAPGETAYAAEKSKANLFLCDADYAAQADAVKTACPDIAGVITIGESAFGQSYETLIAKHAGTSIGNANVDHNDPCWYFFTSGSTGRPKAVVLTHGQIGFVTVNYMADLLPGTSETDASLVIAPLSHGAGLQLIAQLSCGAAHILMPQGGFKPSDAFRLIEEHKISNMFTVPTIVKRLVEDPAVDEFDHSSLRHLIYAGAPMYREDQKQALEKLGPVLVQYYGLGEVTGNITVLRPSEHSMEDGPHTRTGTCGVERTGIEISIQDDTGKVLGPLETGEVCVVGSAVCSGYLDDDGANQKSFRNGWFRTGDIGHMDEARYLYLTGRASDMYISGGSNVYPKEVEEILLTHPAISEVAILGIPDPQWGEVGLAVCVAEPGNQPDSAVLSDFLKDKITRYKMPARYLFIEEMPTSAYGKITKKLVREYLTEKGLL, from the coding sequence ATGATCGAGCGCTGTTCCAATCGTGTGCAAAACCTCGCGCATTTTCTAACGCGCAATGCCCGCCGCTGGCCGGAACGTCCGGCGCTTGTCTGGGGGAATAGAACCTGGAGCTGGCAGGACCTTGATCAACGCGTTTCAGCTCTGTGTGCTGCCCTTACAACCGACTTGGGGATTACCAAGGGCGACCGCATTCTGGTTCAAGCGCAAAACTCCAATCAGATGGTGGAGATCATGCTGGCCGCTTTCCGGCTTGGCGCCATTTGGGTTCCTTGCAATTTCCGCCAGGCTCCGGGTGAAACCGCTTATGCGGCGGAGAAGTCCAAGGCCAATCTTTTCCTGTGTGATGCTGACTATGCGGCTCAAGCGGACGCGGTGAAAACGGCTTGCCCGGATATAGCCGGTGTTATCACCATCGGGGAAAGCGCATTCGGGCAGTCGTATGAGACCTTGATTGCCAAACATGCAGGCACGTCCATTGGCAATGCGAACGTCGATCACAATGATCCCTGCTGGTATTTCTTCACCTCTGGCTCAACTGGCCGTCCGAAAGCGGTGGTGCTCACCCATGGCCAGATCGGCTTTGTCACAGTCAACTACATGGCCGACCTTCTGCCCGGAACTTCCGAGACAGATGCCTCTCTAGTGATTGCCCCTCTCTCCCATGGGGCCGGTCTACAACTGATCGCACAGCTTTCTTGTGGCGCTGCCCATATCCTGATGCCGCAAGGCGGATTCAAACCGTCCGATGCCTTCCGCTTGATCGAAGAGCACAAGATCTCGAACATGTTCACCGTGCCGACGATCGTAAAACGGCTGGTGGAGGATCCAGCCGTTGATGAGTTTGATCACTCCAGCCTGCGGCATCTGATCTATGCGGGCGCCCCCATGTATAGGGAAGATCAAAAACAGGCTTTGGAAAAACTCGGCCCGGTGCTGGTGCAGTATTATGGCCTTGGCGAGGTGACCGGAAACATCACGGTCCTAAGGCCCAGTGAGCACTCTATGGAGGACGGGCCCCATACACGGACTGGCACCTGCGGCGTGGAACGCACCGGGATCGAGATTTCCATTCAAGATGATACGGGCAAGGTCCTAGGTCCGCTGGAAACCGGAGAAGTCTGTGTCGTCGGATCTGCCGTCTGTTCCGGTTATCTGGATGATGACGGCGCCAACCAAAAGTCATTTAGAAATGGATGGTTCCGCACTGGCGACATCGGCCACATGGATGAGGCCCGCTATCTCTATCTCACAGGTCGGGCCTCAGACATGTATATCTCTGGCGGCTCCAACGTTTATCCAAAGGAAGTCGAAGAGATCCTTCTGACCCATCCCGCCATTTCAGAAGTTGCCATTCTCGGCATTCCTGATCCGCAATGGGGCGAAGTCGGCCTAGCTGTCTGTGTGGCGGAACCTGGCAACCAGCCGGACAGCGCGGTGCTTTCTGATTTCCTGAAAGATAAAATAACCCGTTACAAGATGCCGGCACGCTATCTCTTTATTGAGGAAATGCCGACCAGCGCCTATGGCAAGATCACCAAGAAGCTGGTGCGTGAGTATCTTACTGAAAAAGGTCTGTTATGA
- a CDS encoding aldehyde dehydrogenase family protein: MTSQQDLIAEYEKTGTLSALPLGHFIDGAFTQPSHNRTMESFDPGKGAAFARFTAGTAEDVDAAVASSRKAFETVWRDMAPVERSRILLKTSELILENLDLLAVVETLDCGKPLQESIGDVRGAARTFEYYAGACDKLQGDSFPLAGDYIGYSIHEPVGVTAHIIPWNFPISTAARGFAPALAAGCTVVAKPAEQTPFTALLLAKILSDAGLPDGVCNVVTGTGMETGAPLTQNTGVDHITFTGSVQTGKAVMKAAADDITRVVLELGGKSPVVVLADCNKEQALNGIMGAIFENAGQICSAGSRLVIEKSIHEEFVAELVKRTKALKIGHGLSQPELGPVNSAEHLSKIAGFIDRAKERGATVAVGGAITNDPETGAGWFFEPTIVDAVPAKDELAQEEIFGPVLTVQVADDADHALELANDCQYGLVAGIYTSNFAKAHQLARKIDAGQIYINEYFAGGIEVPFGGNKKSGFGREKGIEGLKSYCKTKSIAAKIG; the protein is encoded by the coding sequence ATGACGTCTCAACAAGACCTCATCGCCGAATACGAAAAGACCGGCACACTCTCTGCTTTGCCATTGGGCCACTTCATTGACGGCGCGTTCACGCAGCCGTCACACAATCGCACCATGGAAAGCTTCGATCCGGGCAAGGGGGCAGCGTTTGCCCGCTTTACCGCCGGAACGGCTGAGGATGTCGATGCGGCTGTGGCTTCATCGCGCAAGGCGTTTGAAACTGTCTGGCGCGACATGGCACCGGTGGAACGCTCCCGCATTCTTTTGAAAACGTCGGAACTGATCCTCGAAAACTTGGATCTGCTTGCGGTGGTCGAAACACTCGATTGCGGCAAACCGCTGCAAGAATCCATCGGCGATGTTCGTGGTGCAGCACGCACGTTCGAATACTATGCCGGTGCCTGTGACAAGTTGCAGGGCGACAGTTTCCCGCTCGCGGGCGATTACATTGGCTATTCAATTCATGAACCGGTCGGGGTGACTGCGCACATCATTCCGTGGAACTTCCCGATTTCAACAGCCGCCCGCGGCTTTGCACCAGCTCTGGCGGCTGGATGTACCGTTGTGGCAAAACCGGCCGAACAGACCCCGTTCACCGCGCTGCTTTTGGCCAAGATCTTGTCGGACGCCGGCTTGCCGGATGGGGTTTGCAATGTGGTCACCGGAACAGGCATGGAAACCGGTGCGCCTTTGACCCAAAACACAGGTGTTGATCACATCACCTTCACCGGCTCTGTCCAGACTGGCAAGGCAGTGATGAAGGCGGCTGCCGATGACATCACCCGCGTTGTGCTGGAACTTGGCGGCAAATCGCCGGTGGTTGTTTTGGCTGATTGCAACAAGGAACAGGCGCTCAACGGCATTATGGGCGCCATCTTTGAAAACGCCGGTCAGATCTGTTCGGCCGGCTCGCGCCTTGTGATCGAAAAATCGATCCATGAGGAGTTCGTTGCCGAACTGGTCAAGCGCACCAAAGCGCTGAAAATCGGTCATGGGCTCAGCCAGCCTGAACTTGGTCCGGTCAATTCTGCCGAACATCTGTCCAAGATTGCTGGTTTCATCGATCGGGCGAAAGAGCGCGGCGCAACCGTTGCAGTCGGTGGCGCCATCACCAACGATCCGGAAACAGGCGCTGGCTGGTTCTTTGAACCGACCATCGTAGACGCTGTTCCGGCCAAGGACGAGCTTGCCCAGGAAGAGATCTTCGGTCCGGTGCTGACCGTACAGGTTGCCGACGACGCCGATCACGCGCTGGAATTGGCCAACGACTGCCAATACGGCCTGGTCGCCGGCATCTACACATCTAACTTTGCCAAGGCGCATCAGCTTGCACGCAAGATCGATGCAGGCCAGATCTACATCAACGAGTATTTCGCCGGTGGCATTGAAGTGCCGTTTGGCGGTAACAAGAAATCCGGTTTCGGCCGGGAAAAGGGCATCGAAGGTCTGAAGAGCTACTGCAAGACCAAGAGCATTGCGGCAAAAATCGGCTAG
- a CDS encoding PilZ domain-containing protein, producing the protein MFKGLGLNRQTAMSAVQKRFFPRWRTRLRPAKLANLTNDYICDCTTRDISQGGLRLILNEDLPLPKEFYVFDVTERTISEVRLCWRDGLEAGVAYLVPPASIALYENTGVRRLAQRFYALED; encoded by the coding sequence ATGTTCAAAGGTTTAGGCCTCAACAGGCAAACGGCCATGAGTGCCGTTCAAAAACGTTTTTTCCCGCGCTGGCGCACGCGATTACGGCCGGCGAAACTCGCCAACCTGACCAACGATTACATTTGCGATTGCACCACCCGGGACATTTCCCAGGGCGGCTTGCGGCTCATACTCAACGAAGACCTGCCGCTGCCCAAGGAATTCTACGTCTTCGATGTCACGGAACGAACCATTTCGGAGGTCCGGCTGTGCTGGCGGGACGGCTTGGAAGCCGGTGTGGCCTATCTGGTGCCGCCCGCCAGCATCGCACTTTATGAAAACACCGGTGTACGTCGGCTTGCCCAGCGCTTCTATGCACTTGAGGACTGA
- a CDS encoding alpha/beta hydrolase, with protein sequence MTLSPDFDWDDAYANGAYIENADSYPARWADEALNFRSSWIKKDLDIIYGDGDRQRLDLFHPDGSSKGLAVFVHGGYWRRFDKSYWSHLAAGALGNGWSVCMPSYDLAPTVQISEITSQIGAALNKAAQRVEGPVRLSGHSAGGHLVTRMVCKDTPLKPDVISRIEKVVSISGLHDLRPLMKTAMNDDFLLNEEGAEKESAALLAPATSCPVTAWVGGSERPEFIRQSQLLADAWETATFHEDPGKHHFDVIEGLADPSSQLTSELLG encoded by the coding sequence ATGACACTTTCGCCAGATTTCGATTGGGACGATGCCTACGCCAATGGCGCATATATTGAGAACGCCGACAGTTATCCCGCGCGCTGGGCTGATGAAGCGCTGAATTTCCGGTCTAGCTGGATCAAAAAAGATCTGGACATCATTTATGGCGACGGCGACCGGCAACGCCTGGATCTGTTTCACCCGGATGGCTCCAGCAAAGGCCTGGCGGTTTTTGTACACGGCGGCTATTGGCGCCGGTTTGACAAGTCCTATTGGTCTCATCTGGCTGCCGGTGCGCTGGGCAACGGCTGGTCCGTCTGCATGCCGAGTTATGACTTGGCGCCGACGGTTCAGATTTCGGAGATCACATCTCAGATCGGTGCAGCGCTCAACAAGGCCGCACAACGCGTCGAGGGGCCGGTCCGCCTCTCTGGGCATTCTGCGGGCGGTCATCTGGTTACGCGGATGGTTTGCAAGGATACACCGCTCAAGCCGGACGTTATAAGCCGGATCGAAAAGGTCGTTTCGATCAGCGGCCTGCATGACTTGCGGCCGTTGATGAAGACCGCGATGAACGATGATTTTCTGCTCAATGAAGAAGGCGCGGAAAAGGAAAGCGCAGCGCTGCTTGCGCCGGCTACCTCGTGTCCGGTGACCGCTTGGGTCGGGGGAAGTGAACGGCCGGAGTTTATCCGCCAATCCCAGCTGTTGGCCGATGCCTGGGAGACGGCAACTTTTCATGAAGATCCGGGCAAGCACCATTTTGATGTAATTGAGGGTCTGGCCGATCCGTCAAGCCAGCTGACGTCGGAACTTTTGGGCTAA
- a CDS encoding PLP-dependent aminotransferase family protein, which produces MKRHAGAVLSSIKIDKSAEKKISIQLYMALRDLLLTGALMPGDRLPATRTLAQEIGVSRTTVIDAIDRLISEGLLEARVGAGTFVSEALQARLEPKPLPSTSDVIKAVPRISHAAKHAIPDFAVRKRLPHKSQAFVTALPALDAFPMAQWSKLSARHWRKDRDNITGYGEPFGYTPLREAIARQLNASRGIKCAPEQIFVTNGAQRAFSLIGGTLVNPGESVWFENPGAIGARNAFIAIGAQPVPVPVDEEGLCVEDGLAKAPYFRLAFVTPSHQQPLGHVMSLSRRLALLKAASEADAMIVEDDYDGEFYYGDQPPPTLKSIDTHDRVIYVGTFSKSLFPALRLGFLLAPEGLVESFERIFLTWLSGVPTVTQAMVAEFMDEGMFATHIRTMRQLYKHRHDTLMSAAADLAGDIDLQPTSSGFHAVGLINDKLDENKLVAETAARGITTAPLARYALSDLSQRGLVLGFGSASPDDIRKGIQTLKDVLPACKIG; this is translated from the coding sequence ATGAAACGGCATGCGGGCGCGGTCCTGTCCTCCATCAAGATTGACAAGAGCGCCGAAAAGAAAATCTCGATCCAACTCTATATGGCTTTGCGTGACCTTCTTTTGACAGGCGCGCTCATGCCGGGCGACCGGCTGCCAGCAACCCGGACACTGGCCCAGGAGATCGGCGTCTCGCGCACGACAGTGATCGATGCCATCGACCGGCTGATTTCTGAAGGCCTGCTGGAAGCCCGGGTCGGCGCCGGAACTTTTGTCAGCGAAGCTTTGCAGGCCCGGCTTGAACCCAAACCCTTGCCGTCGACCAGCGACGTCATCAAAGCGGTTCCACGTATTTCGCACGCCGCCAAACACGCAATCCCGGACTTTGCCGTCCGCAAGCGCCTGCCGCACAAATCTCAGGCCTTTGTCACTGCTCTCCCGGCGCTTGACGCGTTCCCAATGGCGCAATGGTCGAAGCTGTCGGCCCGTCATTGGCGGAAAGACCGGGATAACATTACCGGCTATGGCGAACCCTTCGGTTATACTCCATTGCGCGAGGCGATCGCCCGTCAACTCAATGCATCGCGCGGCATCAAATGCGCGCCGGAACAGATTTTTGTGACCAACGGCGCTCAGCGGGCGTTTTCCCTCATCGGCGGCACGCTGGTTAATCCAGGAGAATCTGTCTGGTTTGAAAATCCCGGCGCCATTGGCGCACGAAACGCCTTTATCGCGATCGGTGCCCAGCCGGTCCCAGTGCCAGTAGACGAAGAAGGCTTGTGTGTTGAAGATGGGCTTGCAAAAGCACCCTACTTCCGCCTCGCTTTTGTTACACCATCGCACCAACAACCACTCGGCCATGTCATGAGCCTGTCCCGCCGCCTGGCGCTGTTGAAAGCGGCGAGCGAAGCCGATGCCATGATTGTCGAGGACGATTATGACGGTGAGTTTTATTACGGCGACCAACCGCCGCCGACCCTCAAAAGCATCGACACGCATGACCGGGTCATCTATGTCGGCACCTTTTCCAAATCGCTGTTTCCGGCTCTCCGGCTCGGTTTTTTGCTGGCGCCGGAAGGATTGGTGGAAAGTTTTGAACGCATCTTTCTGACGTGGCTCAGCGGCGTTCCAACCGTGACCCAGGCAATGGTCGCCGAATTTATGGATGAAGGTATGTTCGCCACTCACATCCGCACGATGCGCCAGCTTTACAAACATCGCCACGATACACTCATGAGCGCTGCCGCCGACCTTGCCGGCGATATAGACCTGCAGCCGACCAGCAGCGGATTTCATGCCGTAGGTCTGATCAATGACAAATTGGATGAAAACAAACTTGTCGCCGAAACGGCTGCCCGAGGCATCACAACAGCTCCATTGGCACGCTACGCTTTATCCGATCTCAGCCAACGCGGACTGGTTCTTGGCTTCGGCAGCGCCAGCCCGGATGATATCCGTAAAGGCATTCAGACACTTAAAGATGTTTTACCCGCATGCAAAATAGGCTAA
- the flgA gene encoding flagellar basal body P-ring formation chaperone FlgA produces MTKVLRTLTVLFAVLSLTQVVQAAGIQLPVPRQTIPPGTEVGHQDLIERKFPSRTAQQFAVAAHRSQVVGLVARRTLLPGQPIPVSAVEKPLLVKRGEPARLVFHEQGLMIIMQVEALQNGGAGSFVRVRNVDSGLVVSGTVQQDGSIRVEN; encoded by the coding sequence ATGACCAAAGTCCTTAGAACCCTGACAGTGCTGTTTGCTGTGCTTAGTTTGACGCAGGTGGTCCAGGCGGCAGGCATTCAATTGCCGGTCCCGCGCCAGACGATCCCGCCGGGAACGGAAGTCGGACACCAGGATTTGATTGAACGCAAGTTCCCGAGCCGCACAGCTCAGCAATTTGCCGTGGCAGCGCATCGCAGCCAGGTCGTGGGGCTGGTTGCCCGGCGAACCTTGCTGCCCGGCCAACCAATCCCGGTCAGTGCGGTCGAAAAACCGCTTCTGGTTAAGCGCGGTGAACCCGCCCGGCTGGTGTTTCACGAGCAGGGTTTGATGATCATCATGCAGGTGGAAGCGCTTCAAAACGGCGGTGCCGGCAGTTTTGTCCGTGTCCGCAACGTCGACAGCGGTCTGGTGGTGTCCGGCACGGTCCAGCAAGACGGTTCGATCCGCGTGGAGAATTGA
- the flgC gene encoding flagellar basal body rod protein FlgC, with the protein MSDPLSATLEIAASGLKAQSDRMRIVSENLANARSTGEASGDDPYRRKTITFESEFNRASQANLVSVKGIGTDKAPFTVEYDPGHPAADIDGYVKMPNVNTLMELADMRETNRSYEANLKVMTQAREMVMRHIDLLRT; encoded by the coding sequence ATGTCCGATCCTCTTTCCGCCACATTAGAAATTGCCGCTTCCGGTTTGAAAGCCCAGTCCGACCGTATGCGGATCGTGTCTGAAAACCTGGCCAACGCCCGGTCGACCGGCGAAGCCTCTGGTGACGATCCCTACCGCCGCAAGACGATCACGTTTGAAAGCGAATTCAACCGGGCAAGCCAAGCCAATCTCGTGTCTGTGAAAGGGATCGGCACGGACAAGGCGCCGTTCACCGTTGAATACGATCCCGGACATCCGGCAGCGGACATCGATGGCTACGTGAAAATGCCAAACGTCAACACGCTGATGGAGCTCGCGGATATGCGCGAAACCAACCGATCCTATGAAGCCAATTTGAAAGTCATGACCCAGGCCCGCGAAATGGTCATGCGCCACATCGACCTGTTGAGGACCTGA
- a CDS encoding flagellar hook-basal body complex protein FliE: MINEISALTSASSTDGILNSTSTTRYMSGPPDLGGAEQVSGLSFSDAIAEVSQTAIDKVKQGEAAAIAGVDGQASVQQVVEAVMQAESTLQTAIAIRDKVVSAYQEVSRMTI, translated from the coding sequence ATGATCAACGAAATCTCTGCCCTGACATCGGCATCGTCGACGGATGGGATTTTGAATTCAACGTCAACCACGCGCTACATGTCCGGTCCCCCGGATCTTGGCGGAGCCGAACAGGTTTCCGGCCTGTCTTTTTCCGATGCGATTGCAGAAGTGTCGCAAACGGCAATCGACAAGGTCAAACAGGGCGAAGCTGCAGCGATTGCCGGTGTGGATGGCCAAGCCTCCGTTCAGCAAGTTGTTGAAGCCGTCATGCAGGCTGAATCCACCCTGCAAACCGCCATTGCCATTCGCGACAAGGTCGTCAGCGCTTATCAGGAAGTAAGCCGCATGACGATTTGA
- the flgB gene encoding flagellar basal body rod protein FlgB, translating to MEPVFLNKLVSQNNEWLSVRQAAIAENIANANTPGFGTKDVEPFTSVISKSQLAMTATHGSHLGQTMEAARASDVEKADSWSVSHSGNSVSLEQELMKAGEVARDHSLNASIAKSFHKMYLAAVKP from the coding sequence ATGGAACCGGTGTTCCTGAACAAACTGGTCTCGCAGAACAATGAATGGCTGTCTGTTCGTCAGGCAGCAATTGCAGAAAACATCGCCAATGCGAACACCCCAGGTTTTGGCACCAAGGATGTCGAGCCGTTTACGTCTGTGATCAGCAAAAGCCAGCTGGCAATGACCGCAACGCACGGTAGTCACCTCGGTCAGACCATGGAAGCGGCGCGAGCCTCGGATGTCGAAAAGGCCGATAGCTGGTCCGTGAGCCACTCCGGCAACTCTGTCAGCCTTGAGCAAGAGCTGATGAAAGCCGGTGAGGTCGCGCGCGATCACTCGCTGAACGCGTCCATCGCCAAGTCGTTCCACAAAATGTACCTCGCAGCCGTCAAACCCTAA